One stretch of Arachis duranensis cultivar V14167 chromosome 1, aradu.V14167.gnm2.J7QH, whole genome shotgun sequence DNA includes these proteins:
- the LOC107477700 gene encoding zinc finger BED domain-containing protein RICESLEEPER 2 (The sequence of the model RefSeq protein was modified relative to this genomic sequence to represent the inferred CDS: added 77 bases not found in genome assembly), which produces MDMSDAVIVKSSRLKSVVWNDFDRIKKGDTCVAICRHCKKKLSGSSSSGTSHLRNHLIRCQRRSNHGVAQFITSREKRKEGTLAIANFNLGQDQSRDETLSLVNIKFEQTQLKDESVNAGTSTFDQRRSRFDLARMIILHGYPLDMVEHVGFRVFVKNLQPLFELVTLNRVEADCIEIYEKERKKMNEMLDKLPGKISLSVDEWTAGGNAEYLCLTANYIDESWQLRKKILNFIRVDRFHTEDMLSEAVMTCLMDWDIDRKLFSLILDSCSTSDNIAIRISERLSQNRFLYCNGQLFDIRCVINVLNIMAQHALGAVSEIAEKIREIVRYTKSSQTVQAKFNDMAKEVGILSQKCLFLDNPLQWNTTYSMLEAALEFKDVFILLQENDTSYRICLSDVEWERISTVNSYLKLFVDVIEIFTRSKFPTANIYFPELCDVKLNLNEWCKNSDEYISSLALRLRSKFDEYWEKCSLGLAVAAMLDPRFKMKLLDYYYPQIYGSMSPGRIEEVFEGVKALYDEHSIGSPLASHDQGLAWQVGSGTLCLPSSTKDSRDRLMGFDKFLHETSQGEGVKSDLEKYLEEPLFPRNVE; this is translated from the coding sequence ATGGATATGTCAGATGCTGTCATTGTCAAATCTAGTAGGCTGAAATCTGTTGTATGGAATGATTTTGATAGGATAAAAAAAGGAGATACCTGTGTGGCTATCTGTAGGCATTGTAAAAAGAAATTGAGCGGGTCAAGTTCCAGTGGGACATCACATCTAAGGAACCATTTGATCAGGTGTCAGAGAAGATCTAATCATGGCGTAGCACAATTCATTACTtcaagagagaagagaaaggaaGGGACTCTTGCAATTGCAAATTTCAATTTGGGTCAAGATCAGAGCAGAGATGAAACCCTTAGCCTTGTGAATATTAAATTTGAGCAGACACAGTTGAAAGATGAATCTGTCAATGCTGGAACTAGTACCTTTGATCAAAGACGGAGTAGATTTGATCTTGCTCGCATGATCATCCTACATGGGTATCCATTGGATATGGTGGAGCATGTTGGTTTCCGAGTTTTTGTAAAGAATCTACAGCCGTTGTTTGAGCTTGTGACATTGAATAGGGTTGAGGCTGATTGTATTGAGATAtatgagaaagagagaaaaaagatgAATGAGATGTTAGACAAACTACCTGGGAAAATCAGCCTTAGCGTCGATGAGTGGACTGCTGGCGGGAATGCTGAGTATTTGTGTTTGACAGCGAATTACATTGATGAATCATGGCAGTTAAGAAAGaagatattaaattttataaggGTTGATCGTTTTCACACTGAAGACATGCTTTCAGAAGCTGTCATGACTTGTCTGATGGATTGGGATATTGACCGCAAGTTGTTCTCCTTGATACTGGATAGTTGTTCTACTTCTGATAACATTGCGATTAGAATCAGTGAGAGGCTTTCACAAAACAGGTTTCTTTACTGTAATGGGCAACTATTTGATATACGCTGTGTTATAAATGTTCTTAATATCATGGCTCAACATGCTTTGGGAGCTGTGAGTGAAATAGCGGAAAAGATTCGAGAAATTGTTCGCTATACTAAAAGTTCACAAACTGTGCAGGCAAAGTTTAATGACATGGCTAAAGAAGTTGGGATCCTGAGTCAAAAGTGCTTGTTTCTAGATAATCCCTTGCAATGGAATACGACTTATTCAATGCTTGAAGCTGCCTTAGAATTCAAGGATGTTTTCATTCTTCTGCAAGAAAATGACACATCCTACAGAATCTGTTTATCTGATGTAGAGTGGGAGAGGATCAGCACAGTTAATAGCTACTTGAAGCTTTTTGTTGATGTCATTGAAATTTTCACTAGGAGCAAGTTTCCAACAGCGAACATATATTTTCCTGAACTCTGTGATGTTAAGTTGAATTTGAATGAATGGTGCAAGAACTCGGATGAATATATCAGTTCTTTGGCATTGAGACTGAGAAGTAAGTTTGATGAATATTGGGAGAAATGTAGCTTAGGGTTGGCAGTAGCAGCCATGTTAGACCCTAGATTTAAGATGAAGTTGTTAGATTATTACTACCCACAAATCTATGGTAGCATGTCTCCCGGTCGCATCGAAGAGGTCTTTGAGGGTGTGAAGGCTCTATACGATGAACATTCAATAGGCTCCCCATTAGCTTCTCATGATCAAGGTTTGGCCTGGCAGGTTGGCAGTGGGACACTTTGCTTACCAAGTTCCACTAAGGACTCCCGGGATAGACTGATGGGGTTCGACAAATTTCTCCATG
- the LOC127745456 gene encoding 50S ribosomal protein HLP, mitochondrial-like, producing the protein MAASFASRCSRVSRSLFGGLSNNSPGLFTTSHEMTCSNSFSQLQQQRTFIQMRTVLKVADNSGAKKVMCIQALKGKKGARLGDTIVASVKEAHPNGKVKKGKVVYGVVVRAAMQRGRCDGSEVKFDDNAVVLVDKQGQPIGTRVFGPVPHELRQKKHVKILTLAGHIA; encoded by the exons ATGGCTGCAAGCTTCGCTTCCAGGTGCTCTCGTG TGAGTCGTTCTCTGTTCGGTGGATTAAGCAACAACTCCCCTGGTTTATTTACCACATCACATGAGATGACATGCAGCAATTCCTTTTCTCAG CTGCAGCAACAGCGCACCTTCATACAAATGAGGACCGTTCTCAAGGTCGCAGACAACTCTGGGGCTAAAAAGGTCATGTGTATACAGGCTCTGAAAGGTAAGAAAGGAGCGAGATTAGGCGACACAATAGTAGCATCCGTGAAGGAAGCACATCCTAATGGAAAAGTGAAGAAAGGAAAAGTAGTATATGGTGTGGTTGTGCGTGCGGCAATGCAAAGGGGGCGATGCGACGGCAGTGAGGTCAAGTTTGACGACAATGCTGTGGTGCTTGTCGACAAGCAAGGCCAGCCTATTGGGACCAGAGTTTTTGGACCTGTCCCTCATGAGCTGAGGCAGAAGAAGCATGTCAAGATTCTTACCTTGGCAGGACATATTGCTTAA
- the LOC107478971 gene encoding HVA22-like protein f yields the protein MGALGTVVRNFYTIAGPGVMLLYPLYASIRAIESPSTLDDHQWLTYWVLYSFVELFELSCYNILAWFPIWPYMKLVFCIWLVLPMFNGAAFIYENYVRQYVKIVSYGSYKDSDQDKRKDLQMLSIDAKKSVERYIERYGPDAFEKVVKAAEKEAWRH from the exons ATGGGCGCTCTTGGAACAGTTGTAAGAAATTTCTACACAATAGCAGG GCCTGGAGTGATGCTTCTTTATCCCTT ATACGCATCAATAAGGGCGATTGAGAGTCCTTCAACCTTAGATGATCATCAATGGCTAACTTACTGGGTTTTATACTCCTTCGTCGAACTCTTTGAGCTTTCATGTTATAATATTCTAGCATG gtTTCCCATATGGCCATACATGAAGCTTGTGTTTTGCATTTGGCTGGTACTGCCAATGTTCAATGGTGCTGCTTTTATATATGAGAATTATGTGAGGCAATATGTGAAGATAGTAAGCTATGGAAGTTACAAGGATTCAGATCAAGACAAGAGGAAGGACCTTCAAATGTTGAGCATTGATGCAAAAAAATCTGTTGAACGCTACATAGAGAGATATGGTCCTGATGCATTTGAGAAAGTTGTCAAAGCT GCTGAGAAAGAAGCTTGGAGGCACTGA
- the LOC127747478 gene encoding uncharacterized protein LOC127747478 — MTVPNWTTDHYDDSELRSNRIASGEQENENPPSDAAASRESKSSEKSPSQEEEGEAEKLEIQAVDDAVSHGDNGKRESEKSEKLPEEEEVEKLENPAVVETACQGDDGERESEKLDEEEEEKLEMVCPVCGDFKAATLTAVNVHMDGCLREDRRRRQMKMSKLKSKSKAPKKKRYIAEIFNVEDEEEKLEQEENLMEEEEEEELENERPEIETEMKFWPFGEDPINEIGRRKNEKKLGSNLKPKTQKKRSLTEILNVAPQIDTGNCDAPVDATVDEEEDNMERGAGKRKKNTKKNPKKKKKKIMVKKKSKVQKRVCLVPLSTKSKMVKMKKPKKKKRKNKKNLFNDEFAATKEDASKSKVQRSATRSTKQKGVDVEVDVIDASLTHEKKLDLKILPEEKKEQVSCDSVEKLQKAVSPIRGILKNHKHISRNTSSGGCNVQEGTEEESRCDIQVPTSDKHVRFSESSFANEHCSESEAEATRNSEAKKNDDNNAINKDKGKEVCPIAESKQFCNVLGQVAAQNFLQPCTNQEKSKHISEKGQSSPSNVAFHDKSDRGNTTPLHCSPYAFAPRSLPAVQTGQVSGVNTQVPESEAFISTRKFVDHMEDRTIKSATTNLNSNSNSNTRTFLGPSSSYSTSFNKANERPEFQPHNYGDNGNNGKALSSRPSFSIFNADMSDNSNQFLGQGKANARENLMDQNFIGLPLNSHGELINFSSNSISGKAVMNHQPDKSCILKGYFNAPMKETSHQNSQQHSSIGARNVVQKTVQDRLNPFPHYPARLGVTELHGSSRTNIFQQNSDSRSSGHLVQLLDPGLNLARSYPAERDKTPNYMGNGMIYPKESSGPIAPSAGPSRQPTMRLMGKDVLIGGSNKEKQTFVRGEESRRRHYPEHHAATDNSLLGRCSKLDRASGSHSSQTPPENVLIQSNPSLQGTVLMTGTGSGFLQSNHVCQQGNLGLNKNISSSNLQWQSTSGAKLKSHISFKSQVLPSPQHTPLPQLELNDRNKHHHHASSSASEFPLMHQGVEEPAKTSLFQRQSATFTTFPPWLLGPTERLPGTSATRSFPQDTRENNFTTPAGNHSAEFRYPPDPCPPPMVAQPPYIPVTPLNKSPHSAVNSGFINIPQVADRVNPNGIMTTTNDHNHHPYTNARKRPASNFIDLIRPNKLQNIAVQGNPFGRMISSTGGSSSAGLQRNAGAVELGSQLNGALYSRQNQTQNLNPASHVGANSILRPSQNMDQNYTRTMNSSAIPNTATTDCDRDLELRRRLTKMHRF; from the exons ATGACTGTTCCCAACTGGACCACTGACCACTACGACGACTCTGAGCTCAGATCCAACCGCATCGCCTCCGGAGAACAGGAAAATGAAAATCCTCCGTCGGATGCTGCAGCTTCGAGAGAATCGAAAAGCTCAGAAAAGTCACCGTCGCAGGAGGAAGAAGGAGAGGCGGAGAAATTGGAGATTCAGGCGGTGGATGACGCGGTATCTCATGGCGACAACGGCAAGAGGGAATCGGAGAAATCGGAAAAGTTGccggaggaggaggaggtggagAAATTGGAGAATCCGGCGGTGGTGGAGACGGCATGTCAAGGAGACGACGGCGAGAGAGAATCGGAGAAGTTGgatgaggaagaggaggagaaatTGGAGATGGTTTGCCCGGTGTGCGGCGATTTCAAAGCGGCGACTCTGACGGCGGTGAACGTGCACATGGACGGATGCCTGAGGGAGGATCGGCGGCGGCGACAGATGAAGATGTCGAAATTGAAGTCAAAGTCAAAAGCGCCAAAGAAGAAGCGCTACATCGCCGAGATTTTCAATGTTGAAGACGAAGAGGAAAAGCTAGAGCAAGAAGAGAATCTaatggaggaggaggaagaggaggagctGGAGAATGAGCGACCCGAAATCGAGACGGAGATGAAGTTCTGGCCGTTCGGAGAGGAC CCAATCAATGAGATCGGAAGGAGGAAAAACGAGAAGAAGCTGGGGTCGAATCTCAAGCCTAAAACGCAAAAGAAGCGTTCCCTCACTGAGATTCTCAACGTGGCGCCGCAAATCGACACTGGAAACTGTGACGCACCAGTGGATGCTACagtagatgaagaagaagataacaTGGAACGTGGCGCAGGTAAGAGAAAGAAGAATACAAAGAAGaacccaaagaagaaaaagaagaagataatggTGAAGAAGAAAAGCAAGGTTCAAAAGCGCGTTTGCCTTGTACCTCTGAGCACTAAGAGTAAGATGGTGAAAATGAAGAAgccgaagaaaaagaaaaggaagaataagaagaatttgTTCAACGACGAGTTCGCTGCAACGAAG GAAGATGCATCTAAGAGCAAGGTGCAAAGATCAGCAACAAGATCCACAAAACAAAAAGGAGTAGATGTTGAAGTTGATGTCATTGATGCTTCTCTTACCCATGAAAAGAAATTGGATTTGAAGATATTAccagaagaaaagaaggaacaAGTAAGTTGTGACTCAGTTGAAAAGCTACAAAAAGCAGTCTCTCCCATTCGTGGCATACTCAAGAATCACAAACATATCTCTCGAAATACTTCAAGTGGTGGTTGCAATGTTCAAGAAGGTACCGAAGAAGAAAGCCGCTGTGATATTCAAGTGCCAACTTCAGACAAGCATGTGAGATTCTCTG AGTCTTCATTTGCAAATGAGCATTGCTCTGAAAGTGAGGCTGAGGCAACTCGGAATTCGGAGGCCAAAAAAAATGATGACAATAATGCCATTAACAAAGACAAAGGCAAGGAGGTTTGCCCTATTGCTGAAAGTAAACAGTTTTGCAATGTTCTTGGTCAAGTTGCAGCACAGAATTTCTTGCAGCCATGTACCAATCAAGAGAAATCAAAGCACATTTCAGAGAAGGGTCAATCATCACCATCCAACGTGGCATTCCATGACAAGTCTGATAGAGGCAACACAACTCCACTGCATTGTTCTCCATATGCTTTCGCTCCTAGATCTCTTCCTGCAGTTCAAACAGGACAGGTTTCTGGTGTAAATACGCAAGTGCCTGAATCTGAAGCTTTCATTTCCACTAGAAAATTCGTGGATCATATGGAGGATAGGACTATTAAATCCGCCACTACGAACTTGAACTCTAACTCGAATTCAAATACAAGGACATTTTTGGGGCCTTCATCCTCGTATTCTACTTCGTTTAACAAAGCAAATGAGAGGCCTGAATTTCAACCGCATAATTATGGCGACAATGGTAATAATGGCAAAGCTTTAAGTAGCAGACCATCGTTTAGCATCTTTAATGCAGATATGTCTGATAACTCGAACCAGTTTCTTGGCCAGGGAAAAGCAAATGCAAGAGAAAATCTCATGGACCAGAACTTTATTGGTTTGCCACTCAATTCTCACGGTGAGCTGATCAATTTCAGTTCCAATTCCATCAGCGGAAAAGCAGTGATGAATCACCAACCGGATAAATCATGCATATTAAAAGGTTACTTTAATGCACCTATGAAGGAAACTTCCCATCAAAATAGCCAACAACATTCAAGCATTGGTGCCAGGAATGTGGTTCAGAAGACGGTTCAAGATAGGCTAAATCCATTTCCACATTATCCAGCCAGGTTAGGTGTTACAGAGTTACATGGAAGTAGCCGAACAAACATCTTCCAGCAAAATTCTGATAGTAGGAGTTCCGGTCACTTGGTTCAGCTGCTTGATCCAGGTTTGAATCTTGCCAGATCCTATCCCGCCGAACGTGATAAGACGCCTAACTACATGGGAAATGGAATGATTTATCCAAAAGAAAGTTCAGGACCTATTGCACCGAGTGCTGGACCTTCCCGCCAACCAACAATGAGATTGATGGGTAAAGATGTTCTAATTGGTGGGAGCAACAAAGAGAAACAAACATTTGTGAGAGGTGAAGAATCCAGAAGGAGGCATTATCCTGAGCATCATGCTGCTACGGACAATTCTTTATTGGGAAGATGCTCTAAGCTGGATCGGGCTTCTGGTTCACATTCATCACAAACACCACCTGAGAATGTGTTAATTCAAAGTAACCCATCATTACAAGGCACTGTTTTGATGACTGGTACAGGCTCTGGATTTCTTCAAAGTAATCATGTATGCCAACAAGGAAACCTTGGACtcaacaaaaatatttctaGTTCTAATTTGCAGTGGCAATCTACGTCTGGTGCCAAACTAAAATCACACATCAGCTTTAAGTCTCAAGTACTACCATCTCCTCAGCATACTCCTTTACCCCAACTTGAGCTGAATGACAGGAATAAGCACCATCATCATGCTTCGAGTTCAGCGTCCGAATTTCCTTTAATGCACCAAGGTGTTGAAGAACCGGCAAAAACATCGTTGTTTCAGAGGCAAAGTGCTACTTTTACAACTTTCCCACCATGGTTGTTAGGTCCAACAGAAAGGCTTCCAGGGACCTCTGCTACTAGAAGCTTTCCTCAAGATACACGGGAAAACAATTTCACTACACCGGCCGGGAACCATTCAGCAGAATTTCGGTATCCTCCTGATCCTTGTCCACCACCAATGGTTGCTCAACCTCCATATATTCCAGTTACTCCCCTTAACAAATCACCACACTCTGCAGTAAATAGTGGATTTATAAACATACCTCAGGTCGCTGACAGAGTGAATCCGAATGGTATCATGACTACTACCAATGACCATAATCATCATCCATACACAAATGCCAGGAAAAGACCAGCTTCTAATTTCATTGATCTTATAAGGCCTAACAAGTTACAAAATATAGCAGTGCAAGGAAACCCATTTGGCCGCATGATCAGTTCGACCGGAGGAAGCTCAAGTGCAGGGTTGCAAAGAAATGCAGGAGCTGTTGAACTTGGTTCCCAATTGAATGGTGCATTATACTCAAGACAGAATCAAACTCAGAATCTGAACCCTGCAAGTCATGTTGGTGCTAATTCCATTCTAAGACCTTCTCAGAACATGGATCAGAACTACACAAGAACAATGAATTCTTCTGCCATTCCAAATACTGCGACAACTGACTGTGATAGAGATCTTGAACTTCGGAGGAGACTTACAAAAATGCATAGGTTTTAG